From Micromonospora rhizosphaerae, the proteins below share one genomic window:
- a CDS encoding M48 family metallopeptidase, whose protein sequence is MINTTAGTDACPRCGASMVSVRDATPWCAGCEWDLDAYDRARRPREFGWTWVDRSTWRLAYRMTGRQFDRLVGRPLDGARSGAARVVTAVASVLLLAGVLALATTGVWLIVAFPFPNLSVVLGVALLGLAYALRPRFDRLNEDLEVLSRDRAPELFALVDEVAAAIGAPTPQIVGVDGDINAYTHLVGVRRRRVLCLGLPLWGSLPAQERVALLGHELGHFVNGDPRRALLVQPAFTMLGSAADLVRPVRTVSGGGILELAGLALAHTVQWVLSRLLFTAHLVLVCVALRDSQRAEYLADELAARVAGSAAATRMLDSLLAEESIALAVRRESRAGHGPDRWRAAVAESRAAAAARLPLLRQLSVRDEASLFASHPPSGLRRRLLEARPWHDPRVVLTDDRMARIDAQLAREYERVRRTVSWSA, encoded by the coding sequence GTGATCAACACGACGGCGGGGACGGACGCCTGCCCGCGCTGCGGTGCGTCCATGGTGTCGGTGCGGGACGCAACGCCGTGGTGCGCCGGTTGCGAGTGGGACCTCGACGCGTACGACCGGGCGCGGCGCCCCCGCGAGTTCGGCTGGACCTGGGTGGACCGGTCGACCTGGCGGCTGGCGTACCGGATGACCGGGCGGCAGTTCGACCGGCTGGTCGGGCGACCGCTGGACGGTGCCCGGTCCGGCGCCGCCCGCGTGGTGACCGCGGTCGCCTCGGTGCTGCTCCTTGCCGGGGTGCTCGCCCTCGCCACGACCGGGGTGTGGCTGATCGTCGCCTTCCCGTTCCCGAACCTGTCGGTGGTGCTCGGCGTCGCGCTGCTCGGCCTCGCGTACGCGCTCCGGCCCCGCTTCGACCGCTTGAACGAGGACCTGGAGGTGCTCTCCCGGGATCGGGCACCGGAACTCTTCGCCCTGGTGGACGAGGTGGCGGCGGCGATCGGCGCGCCGACCCCGCAGATCGTCGGGGTGGACGGCGACATCAACGCGTACACGCACCTGGTCGGCGTGCGTCGACGGCGGGTGCTCTGCCTCGGGCTGCCGTTGTGGGGTTCGCTGCCGGCGCAGGAGCGGGTGGCCCTGCTCGGTCACGAGCTGGGCCACTTCGTCAACGGCGACCCGCGCCGGGCGCTGCTCGTCCAGCCCGCCTTCACCATGCTCGGCTCCGCCGCCGACCTGGTTCGTCCGGTGCGGACCGTCTCCGGCGGGGGCATCCTGGAGCTGGCCGGCCTGGCGCTGGCGCACACCGTGCAGTGGGTACTGTCCCGGCTGCTCTTCACCGCGCACCTGGTGCTGGTCTGCGTCGCCTTGCGGGACAGCCAGCGCGCCGAGTACCTGGCCGACGAGCTGGCGGCGCGGGTGGCGGGTTCGGCAGCCGCGACCCGCATGCTCGACTCCCTGCTCGCCGAGGAGTCCATTGCGCTCGCCGTACGCAGGGAGTCGCGGGCCGGGCACGGTCCGGACCGGTGGCGGGCGGCGGTGGCGGAGTCCCGCGCCGCCGCGGCGGCCCGGCTGCCGCTGCTGCGGCAGCTGTCGGTGCGGGACGAGGCGTCGCTGTTCGCCTCGCATCCGCCCAGCGGATTGCGGCGGCGGCTGCTGGAGGCCCGGCCGTGGCACGACCCGAGGGTGGTGCTGACCGACGACCGGATGGCGCGGATCGATGCCCAGCTGGCCCGGGAGTACGAACGGGTCCGCCGGACGGTGAGCTGGTCGGCCTGA
- a CDS encoding DUF3592 domain-containing protein has protein sequence MFSTFGLVFAIALTALATSSIADERRGSEAVAEVLDVERLGARTFLTVQFTTNRGEACESRLRVTVDANRAVSTGEHIGVHHAKNNPCLRVREASDQSRWFIILVAVALLVTFGILTYVAWRRPRPPLPLRYAGMP, from the coding sequence GTGTTCTCGACGTTCGGTCTGGTCTTTGCGATTGCGCTCACGGCGCTAGCCACATCGTCGATCGCAGACGAGCGTCGGGGATCGGAGGCAGTCGCCGAGGTGCTGGACGTCGAGCGTCTCGGAGCTAGAACCTTCCTGACAGTTCAGTTCACTACAAATCGTGGCGAGGCGTGTGAATCACGCCTGCGCGTTACGGTCGACGCGAACCGGGCTGTGAGTACCGGTGAGCACATCGGCGTCCACCACGCCAAGAACAACCCTTGCCTCAGGGTGCGCGAGGCTAGCGATCAATCCCGATGGTTCATCATCCTCGTCGCGGTGGCACTTCTGGTCACATTCGGCATCCTGACCTACGTTGCGTGGCGCCGGCCCCGACCTCCGCTCCCACTCCGATACGCGGGCATGCCCTGA
- a CDS encoding sulfite exporter TauE/SafE family protein has product MDLSDAALLLVAGLAAGTVNAVAGGGSLITFPALIATGLPPVPANVSNSVSVFPGYVASVVGSRLDLPHGRKLWGLLPTAVLGTVVGCVLLLATPARAFEVVVPFLVLGATAVLAFQDPLRRLVGHPADLSPRRRTVTVQAMVGLGAVYGGYFGAALGVMLVAGLALVLDATLARVSAIKNLLSAVVGLTTVVIFSLFGPVNWAAVAVVAPATLIGGYAGARLVRRLPPVVLKTVIVVFGTVIGLYLLWRALR; this is encoded by the coding sequence ATGGACCTCTCCGACGCCGCGCTTCTGCTCGTCGCCGGTCTCGCCGCGGGCACGGTGAACGCGGTGGCCGGCGGCGGTTCCCTGATCACCTTCCCGGCCCTGATCGCCACCGGCCTGCCGCCGGTGCCGGCGAACGTCAGCAACTCGGTCTCGGTCTTCCCCGGGTACGTCGCGAGCGTCGTCGGCAGCCGGCTGGACCTGCCGCACGGCCGGAAGCTGTGGGGCCTGCTGCCGACCGCGGTGCTCGGCACTGTCGTCGGCTGCGTGCTGCTGCTGGCCACGCCGGCGCGGGCGTTCGAGGTGGTGGTGCCGTTCCTGGTGCTGGGCGCGACCGCCGTCCTGGCCTTTCAGGATCCGCTGCGCCGGCTGGTCGGCCACCCGGCCGACCTCAGCCCGCGCCGCCGTACCGTCACCGTGCAGGCCATGGTCGGGCTCGGCGCGGTGTACGGCGGTTACTTCGGCGCGGCGCTCGGGGTGATGTTGGTCGCCGGCCTGGCCCTGGTGCTGGACGCGACGCTGGCCCGGGTGTCGGCCATCAAGAACCTGCTCTCCGCCGTGGTCGGACTGACCACGGTGGTCATCTTCTCGCTCTTCGGCCCGGTCAACTGGGCCGCCGTCGCGGTGGTCGCCCCGGCCACGCTGATCGGTGGGTACGCGGGCGCCCGACTGGTACGCCGGCTCCCGCCGGTGGTGCTGAAGACCGTCATCGTGGTCTTCGGCACGGTGATCGGCCTCTACCTGCTCTGGCGCGCGCTGCGCTGA
- a CDS encoding MFS transporter, which translates to MDRRSEPNRSAIYATTLVAFLAIAGIAVVDPILPAIGEEIGVTAWQVELLFTAYIAVMAIGMIPATLASGRFGFKPVLITGVSVVGVAAILASFSDNIVQLSVLRGVWGLGNAMFFATAMVVLVNLAIDREWVVGLFETALGLGFAVGPLLGGLLGHVSWRLPFFVCGVFMVLALAVASRKLREPATKLPPVQVGSIFATYRKPAFISLCVVTAAYNFVFFVVLGYTPLFLHLDVVPLGLAFTAWGLGLAAGILVIGHRLAHRIGAVQTLGIAITGLLVCLALFATSSGTAESLVVLVLAGLCMGLANANLTDLALGLGSSDRRVATGAFNLVRWGAAAPAPIISGKLAEHSLALPFWVGFGVLAVGVLVYLAFAHVMAAGYGERVLWSRWNRAAADAEHATEEPVGEAY; encoded by the coding sequence GCCATCGGCGAGGAGATCGGGGTCACCGCCTGGCAGGTCGAGCTGCTGTTCACCGCGTACATCGCGGTGATGGCGATCGGCATGATCCCGGCGACGCTGGCCAGCGGCCGGTTCGGCTTCAAGCCGGTGCTGATCACCGGCGTCTCGGTCGTCGGCGTCGCCGCCATCCTCGCCTCGTTCAGCGACAACATCGTGCAGCTCTCCGTGCTGCGCGGCGTCTGGGGGCTGGGCAACGCGATGTTCTTCGCCACCGCGATGGTGGTGCTGGTCAACCTCGCCATCGACCGGGAGTGGGTGGTCGGCCTCTTCGAGACCGCGCTCGGTCTCGGCTTCGCCGTCGGCCCGCTGCTCGGCGGCCTGCTGGGCCACGTGAGCTGGCGGCTGCCGTTCTTCGTCTGCGGCGTGTTCATGGTCCTGGCGCTGGCCGTCGCGTCCCGCAAGCTGCGCGAGCCCGCCACCAAGCTGCCGCCGGTGCAGGTGGGCTCGATCTTCGCCACCTACCGCAAGCCGGCGTTCATCAGCCTCTGCGTGGTCACCGCCGCCTACAACTTCGTCTTCTTCGTGGTGCTCGGCTACACCCCGCTCTTCCTGCACCTCGACGTGGTGCCCCTCGGGCTGGCCTTCACCGCCTGGGGCCTGGGGCTGGCCGCCGGCATCCTGGTGATCGGGCACCGGCTCGCCCACCGCATCGGGGCGGTGCAGACCCTCGGCATCGCGATCACCGGCCTGCTGGTCTGCCTGGCGCTCTTCGCCACCTCGTCCGGCACCGCCGAGTCGCTGGTGGTGCTGGTGCTCGCCGGCCTCTGCATGGGCCTGGCCAACGCGAACCTGACCGACCTCGCGCTGGGCCTGGGCTCCAGCGACCGCCGGGTCGCCACCGGCGCGTTCAACCTGGTGCGCTGGGGTGCCGCCGCACCCGCCCCGATCATCTCCGGCAAGCTGGCCGAGCACTCGCTGGCGCTGCCGTTCTGGGTCGGCTTCGGGGTGCTCGCCGTCGGCGTGCTGGTCTACCTCGCGTTCGCCCACGTGATGGCCGCCGGTTACGGCGAGCGGGTGCTCTGGTCCCGCTGGAACCGCGCCGCCGCCGACGCCGAGCACGCGACCGAGGAGCCGGTCGGCGAGGCGTACTGA